In the genome of Bradyrhizobium sp. CB3481, the window CGGAGGGGCTGTTTCCGGCTGCCAAGCGATGAAATCTCCCGTCAACGCCCGCAACGTCATCGTGGCGCTCACAGCGCTTTTCTTGCTGCTATTGCCGGCCTATTCGGCGCTGACCGGCAACATCTTTATCCTGACGCTGTTCACCCGCATCGTCATTTTCGCACTTGCGGCTGCCAGCCTCAACCTCATCATGGGCTATGGCGGCATGATGAGCTTCGGCCATGCCGCCTATCTCGGCATCGGCGGCTATGCGGTGGGCATCCTCGCCTATGAGGGTATCGGCTCCGGCTTCATCCAGTGGCCGGTGGCGCTGATCGTATCCGCGCTCTATGCGCTCGTGATCGGCGCCCTGTCTCTGCGCACCCGCGGCGTCTATTTCATCATGATCACGCTCGCCTTCGCCCAGATGGCCTATTACATCGCCTCGGGCATGTCGCGCTATGGCGGCGACGACGGCCTCACCATCTACAAGCGCAGCCATTTCGGTGGCATCATTGACCTCTCGAACCGCGTGCAGTTCTATTATCTCTGCCTCGCCTGCCTGTTCGGCGGCATCTACCTGATCTGGCGCATCGTCAATTCGCGCTTCGGCATGGTGGTGCAGGGCGTGCGCTCCAACGAGCAGCGCATGCAGGCGATCGGTTTTCACGCGAACAGATATCGTCTCGTCTGCTTCGTCATCTCAGGCACGATCTGCGGGCTTGCCGGCGCGCTGCTGGCCAACAATACCGATTTCATCAGCCCGGCGACGATGTACTGGACCCGTTCCGGCGATCTCATGGTGATGGTGATCCTGGGTGGCATGGGCTCGCTGTTCGGGCCCGTGATCGGCACCATTGTCTTCCTGGTGCTGGAAGAGGTGCTGTCGCAGTTCACCGAATACTGGGCGTTGATCATGGGCCCGCTGCTATTGCTGATCGTGCTATTTGCGCGCGGCGGCATCATGGGCGTGCTCGGGAGGTTGAGCCGTGGTTGAACCCTTGCTCCGTGTCGAGAATCTCGTCCGCAGCTTTGGCGGCATCAAGGCCACCGACAATCTCTCGCTCGACGTCTCGAGGGGCGAGCTGCACGCCATCATCGGTCCCAACGGCGCCGGCAAGACCACGCTGATCAGCCAGTTGACCGGGCAGCTGGCGCCGAACTCCGGCACTATTCACTTCGCCGGCCGCGAGGTCACCTGGCTGCCGTCCTACCAGCGCAGCCGGCTCGGCCTGGCGCGCTCGTTCCAGATCACCTGCCTGCTGCCGGATTTTACGGCCGCCGACAATGTCGCGCTCGCAGCGCAGGCGCACGATGGCCACTCCTTCCGCTTCTGGGGGGCGGCGCGCAAGGAGAGGCATTTGCGCGAGGCGGCGCAGGCGGCGCTCGACCGGGTCGGGCTCGCCAAGCGCGCCGATGTGCTGGTGTCGGAGCTCAGTCACGGCGAGCAGCGCGAGCTCGAGCTGGCGGTCGCGCTTGCCACCAAGCCGCAATTGTTGCTGCTCGACGAGCCGATGGCCGGCCTCGGTGTCACCGAATCCGCGCGCATGGTGGCGCTGCTGAAAGAACTGCGCAAGGAAGTCACCATCGTGCTGGTCGAGCACGATATGGAGGCGGTGTTCGCGCTCGCCGACCGCATCACGGTGCTGGTCTATGGCCGCGTCATCGCCTCCGGCGATCCTGATGCCATCAGGAACAATGAGGAAGTCAAGCGCGCCTATCTCGGCGAGCAGCATGCGGTGACCCGTCATGGCTGAAACCCTGCTCGAAATCGACGGCATCGAGACCTGCTACGGGCTCAGCCAGGTGCTGTTCGGCCTGTCGCTAAAAGTTCAATCGGGCGAGATGGTTGCCCTGATGGGCCGCAACGGCATGGGCAAGACCACCACCATCCGTTCCATCATGGGCATGACGGGCGCGCGCGCCGGCACGATCCGCTTTGCCGGCGAGGAAGTCCGCCGCCTGCCGTCATACAAAATTGCAAAGCTCGGCATCGGCCTGGTGCCGGAGGGACGCCAGATCTTTCCGAACCTCACGGTGTATGAAAATCTCGTTGCGGCCTCAGGCAACCGCCAGGGTGCCAGCGATCCCTGGACAATTGAAAAAATCCATGCGCTGTTCCCGCGCCTTGCCGAGCGCCGCAACAATATGGGCGTGACGCTTTCGGGCGGCGAGCAGCAGATGCTGGCGATCGGCCGCGCGCTGATGACCAATCCAAAGCTTTTGATCCTCGACGAAGCCACCGAAGGCCTTGCACCCTTGATCCGCGAGGAAATCTGGAATTGCCTGTCGATGCTGAAGGGCCGCGGGCAATCGGTGCTGGTCATCGACAAGAACGTCGCCAACCTCGCCAAGATCGCCGACCGCCACTACATCATCGAGCGCGGCCGCACGGTGTGGACGGGGACGAGCGAGCAGTTGATTGCCGAGCCGGATCTGCAGCACCGGTATCTGGGGATTTGATCCAGCAAGCCGCCACGCCTCACCGCAAAGAGTTCCGCAGCAGCCGGTTTGCTGCGTCGGCCGCCGCGGCCGCATAGGCGCGATCACCGTGCACCAGCATCAAGGAGATCGCGCCCTCCGAGAGCAGCCATATCTCGCGCGCGCGGCGGCGAGCATCGCGGACGCCGGCTCGCTTTAGCAAGTCCGCGAGATGGGCTTCGAGCAATGCCTTGTGTCGGCGTGCGATTGCTCGCGCGGGGTGGCCGGGTAGATCCGCAAGTTCGATGACCAGCCTGGTAAAGCCCGACCCGGCCCATCGTGGCCGGTCTGCCCATACCGCAAGATCGCGAAACAGGCCGTCAACAATCGCGGCTGGGGAGCCGGTGAGCTGATCGCCGAACGTTCTGAACGCGGCCAATGCCAGTTCATTCTGGGCTTCAAGCACGAAGGCGAGCAACTGATCCTTACTTTGAAAATGATTATACAGAGTCCGCTTCGTGACGTTCGTCGCCGATGCAATTTCGTCCATGCTCACGCGGCTATACCCGCGCTGGCGAAATAGCACGTATGCGGCGGCCAGGATCCGCCGTCGGGTCGGCTCTGCAGATCGTGCCATGCAGTCACCCTTTAACTATACCGGGTAGTGAATTTACATCCTTTGAAAAACCAGTTGGAATGGCGCCCAGGATTTATTTTTCGGCCCAGCGCGCCGGCTTCCATCGAGCTTCGAAAGGTATCGTCATGCCCGAACCATTGACGCTCAGGGAAATCAAGGCTCGTCCTGTGATCCTCAAGCTCAAGCGGCCGGTAGTCGTGCGTATCGCCACGATATCGGAGTGGCCGCTCATTCTCATCGATCTCATCACCGAGGAGGGCATCGTAGGGCGAAGCTATCTCGAGCCCTACATCGTGAAATCGATGCGATATCTGGTTCCCGCGATCCATGATCTCGGCGAATTGCTCAGAGGCCGGAACGTGGCGCCTGTCGAACTCTTCGAGGCGGCGCGCAAATCTCTGCATTTCGTCGGCTATGAGGGATTGTCCATGATTGCCGCCTCCGGCCTTGACATGGCCGCGTGGGACGCGCTGGCGAAGGCTGCAAATAAGCCGCTCTGCGTGCTGTTGGGTGGTACGGTCGGCGCCGTGAAATCGTACAACAGCAACGGCCTTTGGCTGAAAGAGCCGGCCGCGGTCGCGGCGGAAGCGATGGAATTGCGCGAGGAAGGAGGATTCTCCGCTCTGAAACTGCGGCTAGGCAGAAGCGATCCGCGCGATGATTTGGCTACTCTCGACGCCGTTCGCAGAGCTGTCGGTGACAGCGTGCACTTGATGATTGACTACAACCAGGGACTAAATCTCGCAGAAGCCATCGAGCGATGTCACATGATCGATGACCATGGGCTCGACTGGATTGAAGAACCCGTCGTCTATGACAATCTCGACGGCTACGCTCAACTCGCGGCGGAACTGAAGACCCCGATCCAGATCGGAGAGAATTTCTATGGGCCCAGGGAAATGCATAAGGCGATTGGGAAAAAAGCCTGCGACCTGGTGATGCCGGATTTCATGCGCATCGGGGGTGTGACCGGTTGGATGCGCGCGGCAGCGATTGCCGGCGCGGCGGGCATACCGATATCAACACATCTTTATCCGGAAGTTGCCGCTCACGTCATGCGCGCAACAGAGACGGCGCATTGGCTGGAGTGGCAGGATTGGGCCGATCCGATTCTCGAACGGCCCTATGAAGTGAAGCATGGGCTATTGCATATTCCTGACGCGCCCGGTCTTGGCCTGGAATGGAACGAAGGCGCAGTCGCGGCTCATCTCGCAAGCCTCTAAGCCGCGGCAGAACAGGCTTGTCCGACTTATCGGCGACTGGCTTGTCTTCAAAACATCTCAAAATACTCGCGGTGTTCCCAGTCCGATACCTCGGCCTGGAAACGCTCGATCTCCGCGTTCTTGATGTGGACGTAGTAGTCCACGAACTCCGCCCCCAGCGCGCCGCGGAAGAACGGATCGTCCTGTAGCGCGAACACCGCCTCGCGAAGACTCTTCGGCAACAGCGCGGCCTTGATCTCATACGGCGTGTCGGCTGACGGGGGCGGATCGAGCTTGCGGTCGACGCCGTCGAGCCCGGAGAGAATCTGCGAGGCCATGTAGAGATAGGGGTTCGCGGCGGGTTCGCCGATGCGGTTTTCCAGCCGCGTGGCGGCATCGTTCGGCCCGCCGAGCACGCGGATCATGACGCCGCGGTTGTCGCGGCCCCAGATCGCGCGATCGGGCGCCAGCGAATAGGAGCGGTAGCGCTTGTAGCCGTTGATGGTCGGCGTCGTGAACACGGTGGAGGCGCGGGCGTGCTCCAGCAGTCCTGCGAGATAGGCGCGTCCAAACGGGCTCAGCGCCTCGCCGGCGTCCTTCGCCATGAACGCATTCTCGCCGTTCTCACGCGACACCAGCGATTGATGCAGGTGCCAGCCGGAGGCGAATACGTTGGGCAATTTCGGCCGGCACATGAAGGTCGCGTGATAACCATGGCGGCGCGCGATCTGCTTCACGGCCGAGCGGAACAGCATCATGTTGTCGGCAGGCACCAGCCCCTTGGTCGGCTGGAAGGTGAATTCGCACTGGCTCGGGCCGAACTCGACCTCGACCGAGCGCAGGGGCAGGCCGAGCGCCAGCACGTCGCGGCGGATGATTTCCAGCGCCGGCTCCATCTGGTCGTAGCGCTGCTCGGTCAGATATTGATAGCCATGCGAGAGCAGGCTGACCGATGGCGGCCGCCCGGGCTGGCCGGCATCGTCGGGCGTCATGTGCGCATCGTCGAGCTTGAAGAGGTGGAATTCGACCTCGAGGCCAGCGACGAAATCGAAGCCGCGCTGCCCGAGCTGGTCGATCACCCTGCGATAGAGGTGGCGTGTGGCGAACGGCACCGGGCGGCCGTCGTTGAAATAGAGGTCGCAGAGCAGCCAGCCCGTGGTCGGCGCCCAGGGCAGCACGCGGAACGTGGTGGGATCGGCCACCATCAGCACGTCGGCGGCGCCTTCCATCTCCTTCATGCCAAAACCGCCGCCTGATGTGAACACCGG includes:
- a CDS encoding branched-chain amino acid ABC transporter permease, producing the protein MKSPVNARNVIVALTALFLLLLPAYSALTGNIFILTLFTRIVIFALAAASLNLIMGYGGMMSFGHAAYLGIGGYAVGILAYEGIGSGFIQWPVALIVSALYALVIGALSLRTRGVYFIMITLAFAQMAYYIASGMSRYGGDDGLTIYKRSHFGGIIDLSNRVQFYYLCLACLFGGIYLIWRIVNSRFGMVVQGVRSNEQRMQAIGFHANRYRLVCFVISGTICGLAGALLANNTDFISPATMYWTRSGDLMVMVILGGMGSLFGPVIGTIVFLVLEEVLSQFTEYWALIMGPLLLLIVLFARGGIMGVLGRLSRG
- a CDS encoding ABC transporter ATP-binding protein encodes the protein MVEPLLRVENLVRSFGGIKATDNLSLDVSRGELHAIIGPNGAGKTTLISQLTGQLAPNSGTIHFAGREVTWLPSYQRSRLGLARSFQITCLLPDFTAADNVALAAQAHDGHSFRFWGAARKERHLREAAQAALDRVGLAKRADVLVSELSHGEQRELELAVALATKPQLLLLDEPMAGLGVTESARMVALLKELRKEVTIVLVEHDMEAVFALADRITVLVYGRVIASGDPDAIRNNEEVKRAYLGEQHAVTRHG
- a CDS encoding ABC transporter ATP-binding protein, which encodes MAETLLEIDGIETCYGLSQVLFGLSLKVQSGEMVALMGRNGMGKTTTIRSIMGMTGARAGTIRFAGEEVRRLPSYKIAKLGIGLVPEGRQIFPNLTVYENLVAASGNRQGASDPWTIEKIHALFPRLAERRNNMGVTLSGGEQQMLAIGRALMTNPKLLILDEATEGLAPLIREEIWNCLSMLKGRGQSVLVIDKNVANLAKIADRHYIIERGRTVWTGTSEQLIAEPDLQHRYLGI
- a CDS encoding TetR/AcrR family transcriptional regulator, whose protein sequence is MDEIASATNVTKRTLYNHFQSKDQLLAFVLEAQNELALAAFRTFGDQLTGSPAAIVDGLFRDLAVWADRPRWAGSGFTRLVIELADLPGHPARAIARRHKALLEAHLADLLKRAGVRDARRRAREIWLLSEGAISLMLVHGDRAYAAAAADAANRLLRNSLR
- a CDS encoding enolase C-terminal domain-like protein encodes the protein MAPRIYFSAQRAGFHRASKGIVMPEPLTLREIKARPVILKLKRPVVVRIATISEWPLILIDLITEEGIVGRSYLEPYIVKSMRYLVPAIHDLGELLRGRNVAPVELFEAARKSLHFVGYEGLSMIAASGLDMAAWDALAKAANKPLCVLLGGTVGAVKSYNSNGLWLKEPAAVAAEAMELREEGGFSALKLRLGRSDPRDDLATLDAVRRAVGDSVHLMIDYNQGLNLAEAIERCHMIDDHGLDWIEEPVVYDNLDGYAQLAAELKTPIQIGENFYGPREMHKAIGKKACDLVMPDFMRIGGVTGWMRAAAIAGAAGIPISTHLYPEVAAHVMRATETAHWLEWQDWADPILERPYEVKHGLLHIPDAPGLGLEWNEGAVAAHLASL
- a CDS encoding glutamine synthetase family protein, with translation MSFVERHGLWSDEQREVATRLRKIVEEKNLEVIRLSFPDQHGILRGKTLIASEAIASLESGCSITTTMLAKDTSHKTVFPVFTSGGGFGMKEMEGAADVLMVADPTTFRVLPWAPTTGWLLCDLYFNDGRPVPFATRHLYRRVIDQLGQRGFDFVAGLEVEFHLFKLDDAHMTPDDAGQPGRPPSVSLLSHGYQYLTEQRYDQMEPALEIIRRDVLALGLPLRSVEVEFGPSQCEFTFQPTKGLVPADNMMLFRSAVKQIARRHGYHATFMCRPKLPNVFASGWHLHQSLVSRENGENAFMAKDAGEALSPFGRAYLAGLLEHARASTVFTTPTINGYKRYRSYSLAPDRAIWGRDNRGVMIRVLGGPNDAATRLENRIGEPAANPYLYMASQILSGLDGVDRKLDPPPSADTPYEIKAALLPKSLREAVFALQDDPFFRGALGAEFVDYYVHIKNAEIERFQAEVSDWEHREYFEMF